The Hyalangium ruber genome includes a window with the following:
- the msrA gene encoding peptide-methionine (S)-S-oxide reductase MsrA, with protein MFFTSPKKLKIPTPEEALPGRSESMPVPEKHFVLGTPLKGPFPAGSQYALFGLGCFWGAEKKFWQVPGVYSTQVGYAAGPTPNPTYKEVCSGMTGHNEVVRVVFDPAKVSYETLLRTFWENHDPTQGMRQGNDVGTQYRSGIYYYDEAQKRAAEQSRDAYQKALAGAGYEAITTELLPAPSFYFAEDYHQQYLAKNPGGYCGLGGTGVSCPVGVGISSS; from the coding sequence ATGTTCTTCACCTCACCCAAGAAGCTGAAGATCCCCACGCCGGAGGAGGCGCTGCCTGGCCGCTCCGAGTCGATGCCCGTCCCCGAGAAGCACTTCGTGCTGGGCACCCCGCTAAAGGGGCCCTTCCCTGCCGGCTCGCAGTACGCGCTGTTCGGCCTGGGGTGTTTCTGGGGCGCCGAGAAGAAGTTCTGGCAAGTGCCGGGCGTGTACAGCACGCAGGTGGGCTACGCGGCGGGGCCGACGCCCAACCCCACGTACAAGGAGGTGTGCTCGGGGATGACGGGGCACAACGAGGTGGTGCGCGTGGTGTTCGACCCGGCGAAGGTGAGCTACGAGACGCTGCTGCGCACCTTCTGGGAGAACCACGACCCGACGCAGGGCATGCGCCAGGGCAACGACGTGGGCACGCAGTACCGCTCGGGCATCTATTATTACGACGAGGCGCAGAAGCGCGCGGCGGAGCAGAGCCGGGACGCATACCAAAAGGCACTGGCGGGGGCGGGCTACGAGGCCATCACCACGGAGCTGCTGCCGGCGCCGAGCTTCTACTTCGCTGAGGACTACCACCAGCAGTACCTGGCGAAGAACCCGGGCGGCTACTGCGGCCTGGGCGGCACGGGAGTGAGCTGCCCGGTAGGCGTGGGCATCTCCAGCAGCTAG
- a CDS encoding DNA-binding protein → MKKPELDDSLPKIGNPARSALEVIGITRLSQVTQLSKAELARLHGVGPKAIGILENALAARGLAFSQKKKP, encoded by the coding sequence ATGAAGAAGCCCGAGCTCGACGACAGCCTGCCGAAGATCGGCAACCCCGCGCGCAGCGCTCTCGAGGTCATAGGCATCACGCGCTTGAGCCAGGTGACCCAGCTGAGCAAGGCCGAGCTGGCCAGGCTTCACGGCGTGGGTCCCAAGGCCATTGGCATTCTGGAGAATGCACTGGCCGCTCGGGGCCTGGCATTCTCCCAGAAGAAGAAGCCCTAG
- a CDS encoding Sapep family Mn(2+)-dependent dipeptidase — MRLDLFCLGLVLLASAPALAQGSRPKLTPAQLREIERENQKLQDRLRKQGVQAEVPKAPKGDTKGKGKEKGKEAEPKPPNCQLAGAKRTAQFSEEALPGIPLTQRYALYVSACGLGDVVALTQQLVRFKTVSSEQPAAKSPGIAAMGRFLQKWAQTHGFAFRTVGQNDVFELAWGEGAPHLGFIFHGDVVPAPAHEWKSNPFEAKVRNGRLYGRGVMDDKGPIAMGLVSLAMAKEMGLKPHKGKVLLIIGNGEESDWKGMQEYTRTEVLPTHAVSVDSEYPVVVAQSGFVALTLEAALESEAKGEGTLVAVDASAGEFLTQVPGAAMLSLVPTSGTSLEQALAAAKAAVESVRKERSTLKAEVRSAPLVGLAGGGMRIVITTQGKAVHSSAPEQGQNALWDLSAIAEKLPLVDNGIAAMLRAVARRFDGDHHGDRLGFTGKDPLMGPMIVAATLLRVKEGKVSLGVNLRRPRSEEGDEDFHQALNHAVSRITQESDGRIVEGPGRYVGEPHVADVSGPLVLTLMDIYKRHQNIRSNIAPISIAGGTYARLFPRGVDFGPGLPGQVYTGHAPDEFISLEHLGLGTQMLAEALHSLALSANAR, encoded by the coding sequence ATGCGCCTGGATCTGTTCTGTCTCGGTCTCGTTCTCCTCGCCTCCGCACCCGCGCTCGCCCAGGGCTCCCGGCCCAAGCTCACCCCGGCGCAGCTCCGGGAAATCGAGCGTGAGAACCAGAAGCTCCAGGACCGGCTGCGCAAGCAGGGCGTGCAGGCCGAGGTACCCAAGGCGCCCAAGGGCGACACCAAGGGCAAGGGCAAGGAGAAGGGCAAGGAGGCCGAGCCGAAGCCTCCCAACTGTCAGCTCGCGGGGGCGAAGCGCACCGCCCAGTTCTCCGAGGAGGCGCTGCCCGGCATTCCCCTCACCCAGCGCTATGCCCTGTACGTCAGCGCCTGCGGGCTCGGGGACGTGGTGGCGCTCACGCAGCAGCTCGTCCGCTTCAAGACGGTGAGCAGCGAGCAGCCTGCCGCCAAGAGCCCCGGCATCGCCGCCATGGGTCGCTTCCTGCAGAAGTGGGCCCAGACCCACGGCTTCGCCTTTCGCACCGTGGGCCAGAACGACGTGTTCGAGCTGGCCTGGGGCGAGGGTGCCCCGCACCTGGGCTTCATCTTCCACGGCGATGTCGTGCCCGCGCCCGCGCACGAGTGGAAGTCCAACCCCTTCGAGGCCAAGGTGCGCAATGGCCGCCTCTATGGCCGCGGGGTGATGGACGACAAGGGGCCCATCGCCATGGGGCTCGTCTCGCTGGCGATGGCCAAGGAGATGGGGCTCAAGCCCCACAAGGGCAAGGTGCTCCTCATCATCGGCAACGGCGAGGAGAGCGACTGGAAGGGCATGCAGGAGTACACCCGCACCGAGGTGCTGCCTACCCACGCCGTCTCCGTGGACTCGGAGTACCCCGTCGTCGTCGCCCAGTCGGGCTTCGTCGCCCTCACCCTGGAGGCGGCCCTGGAGTCGGAAGCCAAGGGCGAGGGCACCCTGGTGGCCGTGGATGCCTCCGCCGGGGAGTTCCTCACCCAGGTGCCCGGCGCCGCCATGCTCAGCCTGGTGCCCACCTCGGGCACTTCGCTGGAGCAGGCGCTGGCCGCCGCCAAGGCCGCCGTGGAGTCCGTCCGCAAGGAGCGCTCCACCCTCAAGGCCGAGGTGCGCAGCGCGCCGCTGGTGGGGCTGGCCGGTGGGGGAATGCGCATCGTCATCACCACCCAGGGCAAGGCCGTCCACTCCTCGGCTCCCGAGCAGGGACAGAACGCGCTGTGGGACTTGTCGGCCATCGCCGAGAAGCTGCCCCTGGTGGACAACGGCATCGCCGCCATGTTGCGCGCCGTGGCCCGCCGCTTCGACGGGGACCACCACGGCGACCGTCTGGGCTTCACCGGGAAGGATCCGCTCATGGGGCCGATGATCGTCGCGGCCACGCTGCTGCGCGTGAAGGAGGGCAAGGTCTCCCTGGGCGTCAACCTGCGCCGGCCCCGGAGCGAGGAGGGGGACGAGGACTTCCACCAGGCCCTCAACCACGCCGTGTCCCGCATCACCCAGGAGTCGGACGGGCGCATCGTCGAGGGCCCGGGGCGCTACGTGGGCGAGCCGCACGTGGCCGACGTCTCCGGCCCGCTGGTCCTCACGCTGATGGACATCTACAAGCGCCACCAGAACATCCGCTCGAACATCGCCCCCATCTCCATCGCCGGCGGCACCTACGCCCGTCTCTTCCCGCGCGGCGTGGACTTCGGGCCCGGGCTGCCAGGGCAGGTCTACACCGGCCACGCGCCCGATGAGTTCATCTCCCTGGAGCACCTGGGCCTCGGCACCCAGATGCTCGCCGAGGCCCTGCACTCCCTGGCCCTCTCGGCCAACGCCCGCTAG
- a CDS encoding serine/threonine protein kinase, with product MTTNAFHPDHLKPGNMVGPWRIVESLGSGNFGHVFKVERDGDFFTLKMAVRPAPAPPQETPERVLEERQVDGRMRHEGAILMANASHPGLPHLRAVDRWPHPTRGYLYIVTDHVLGEPFDRWRERTRPSAAQLVDVFIEVVRVVARLHARGILIRDFKGEHVIVSATDNKPVLVDMGSAYLPGGSTLTVGLAPGTPHALPPECISFIREEAWKQGARFDAAAAGDLYQLGVFFYEALTECWPFDARMPADELLVAIETAIPRAPHRLNPEVPQSLSRIVLKLLEKRPEDRHESAEALLQALWDAAKERSRKRWKVPLRLPAEGPAPVTQDEVEERRLQKQAAERRARETPKQKMELSREQALEQFAAAIQEVEAELATAEAQADRRKKVLRRVALGVGPVLLGLSLFTTWWAWLAPTSTSTAESEKGSSLVSTLRNSRPNMAVAAWLCATFGVGCAAPQLRPLPEDCPEQAIETMKDLRLSVEEYHLIIDINQPGNDQQLGVYHAGKVTGRLVRIWNNRPYTLPEGTLVYGQLWTEGLIKYGKEAVLGRYSELLLPDGRRVPVCLSLWDHTGLMMKSPGSKPGAARLPRQVQVGVLDRWP from the coding sequence ATGACAACCAACGCCTTTCACCCCGACCACCTCAAGCCGGGGAACATGGTGGGCCCCTGGCGAATCGTGGAGTCGCTGGGCAGCGGTAACTTCGGCCACGTCTTCAAGGTCGAGCGAGACGGGGACTTCTTCACCCTGAAGATGGCGGTAAGGCCAGCACCCGCTCCACCGCAGGAGACTCCCGAGAGGGTCTTGGAAGAGCGGCAGGTGGACGGGCGCATGCGCCATGAGGGCGCCATCCTCATGGCCAACGCCAGCCACCCGGGCCTGCCTCACCTTCGTGCCGTGGACCGGTGGCCGCACCCCACCAGGGGTTACCTCTACATCGTCACCGACCACGTGCTGGGCGAGCCGTTCGACCGGTGGCGCGAGCGCACCCGCCCTTCCGCCGCCCAGTTGGTGGACGTCTTCATCGAGGTAGTGCGAGTGGTGGCCCGGCTGCACGCCAGGGGCATCCTCATCCGGGACTTCAAGGGCGAGCACGTCATCGTCAGCGCCACGGACAACAAGCCGGTGCTCGTGGACATGGGCAGTGCGTACCTGCCAGGCGGCTCTACCCTTACCGTGGGGTTGGCACCGGGGACGCCCCATGCGCTGCCGCCCGAGTGCATCAGCTTCATCCGCGAGGAGGCCTGGAAGCAGGGCGCCCGCTTTGACGCGGCCGCGGCGGGAGACCTCTACCAGCTTGGCGTCTTCTTCTATGAAGCCCTCACGGAGTGCTGGCCCTTTGATGCGCGGATGCCCGCGGACGAACTGCTGGTGGCCATCGAGACGGCGATTCCCCGAGCGCCGCATCGTCTCAATCCCGAGGTCCCCCAGTCGCTCAGCCGCATCGTCCTGAAGCTGCTCGAGAAGCGGCCGGAGGATCGCCACGAGAGCGCCGAAGCTCTGCTCCAGGCGCTGTGGGACGCGGCGAAGGAGCGCTCCAGGAAGCGCTGGAAGGTGCCGCTGAGGCTTCCTGCCGAGGGCCCTGCTCCTGTTACCCAGGACGAAGTGGAGGAGCGCCGGCTGCAGAAACAGGCGGCGGAGCGCAGGGCGCGGGAAACCCCGAAGCAGAAGATGGAACTCTCCCGCGAACAAGCCCTCGAGCAGTTCGCCGCCGCCATCCAGGAGGTGGAGGCGGAGTTGGCCACCGCCGAAGCGCAGGCTGACCGCCGCAAGAAGGTGCTGCGGAGAGTCGCCCTTGGGGTGGGGCCTGTTCTACTGGGGCTCTCCCTCTTCACCACGTGGTGGGCGTGGCTCGCGCCCACCAGCACCTCCACCGCTGAATCCGAGAAAGGAAGCTCGCTCGTGTCCACCCTCCGCAACTCCCGGCCCAACATGGCCGTCGCCGCATGGCTGTGCGCCACCTTCGGTGTTGGGTGCGCCGCGCCCCAGCTCCGGCCGCTGCCCGAGGACTGCCCCGAGCAAGCCATCGAGACCATGAAGGACCTGAGGCTCAGCGTAGAGGAGTACCACCTCATCATCGACATCAACCAGCCTGGCAACGACCAGCAATTGGGCGTCTACCACGCGGGAAAGGTCACCGGCCGGCTGGTTCGCATTTGGAATAACCGCCCCTACACCCTCCCCGAGGGCACCCTTGTCTACGGGCAGCTGTGGACGGAGGGCCTCATCAAGTACGGGAAGGAAGCCGTGCTGGGTCGTTACTCCGAGCTCCTGCTTCCGGATGGCCGCCGCGTGCCGGTCTGCTTGAGCCTGTGGGACCATACGGGGCTCATGATGAAGTCCCCCGGCTCAAAGCCCGGCGCAGCGCGATTGCCGCGACAGGTACAAGTAGGCGTGCTCGACCGCTGGCCGTGA
- a CDS encoding Spy/CpxP family protein refolding chaperone produces the protein MSLKLMPLVLVLVVPLLAGAQGPHGPGGGRGKPPSSLELLLKNPQELALTAEQVAQLEALQAALEQKNAPIVEQLEALRPPRPSGPPPSDTERMNRPPPDFEAMRERMQQLEPLITELRANDAAFYQEAEKLLSDSQKARAQELITQEREEHQRRHEAMRQRMQNRQ, from the coding sequence ATGTCCCTCAAGCTGATGCCACTCGTACTGGTGCTGGTGGTCCCGCTGCTGGCGGGCGCACAGGGCCCCCATGGACCCGGGGGAGGACGGGGCAAACCTCCCTCGTCGCTGGAACTGCTGCTGAAGAACCCGCAAGAGCTGGCCCTGACGGCTGAGCAGGTGGCCCAACTGGAAGCGCTGCAGGCCGCGCTGGAGCAGAAGAACGCGCCGATCGTAGAGCAGCTGGAGGCGCTGCGTCCGCCGCGCCCGTCGGGGCCGCCTCCCAGCGACACCGAGCGGATGAACAGGCCGCCGCCTGACTTCGAGGCGATGCGCGAGCGGATGCAGCAACTGGAGCCCCTCATCACCGAGCTGCGAGCCAATGACGCCGCGTTCTACCAGGAGGCGGAGAAGCTCCTGAGCGACTCGCAGAAGGCGCGCGCCCAGGAACTCATCACCCAGGAGCGCGAGGAGCACCAGCGCCGGCACGAAGCCATGCGCCAGCGGATGCAGAACCGCCAGTGA